The DNA region AGTGGACGAGTTCTTCCGAAGAAATCATCCAGACCACTATCTTGGTCAGCAGGTACATGGCCCTCTCCTTTACTTAGGTCTCATTCACCTTGCATTTTGTCAGGAAATGGATTTTGTAAATTCTACTCAGTTTTCAACCAATCACAAATTATGGTTGTTGAGAAATGTGGTGATTACAAAGGCAACCTTGCTTTTCATGATCAGCCTGTTTACAACGCAAATCGATACGCTAAacttgtgaagaaaaaggagagaCTTCAAAACTGGTTGGATTACTATCAGCTGAAGTTTGAAAGGCATCCTGAGAAAAGACCAACTAGACGGGTAATTTTTTTAATGTTTCTTCTGTAATTTCTTTCATTTGCTCATGTACCAAGTTCTTCAACCATGCTCATTCTGTATTTTGTTTGCAAGAAATCCCTGAGCATGTTGATTTTTCCTGTGTTTCAGACAGGATGCTTTGGTTTCTGTGGCAGGGAAGTGGATCAAATCGACTACTACCAGGCTAGAATCAGCGAGCTTGAGAGGAAGGTGAGTCTGCAATTCTTGATGATATGATTCGTCATCAATGATACACAGTTCTATAAATCTGTGGACTGGACTTCTGGGTCTGATGCTACTAGTACTGTACTAGTAGTATTGTACACCATGTCGCCATGAAAGTCCTCTTTATTTTCTTGCATGTACAATCTTAACGCTCTGTTTATTGTTGTGATATTTTCAGATGGCATCTGAGCGCCAGAAAGTTCTCAATGACCCAAAAGCTATCATGCCTGTTTCTTTTGTGACGTTTGACTCGAGATGGGGCGCTGCTGTGTGTGCACAGACACAACAGTCGAAGAACCCAACCCAATGGCTGACTGATTGGGCTCCTGAACCGCGGGATGTTTATTGGCAGAATCTTGCCATCCCATTTTTCTCTCTCAGTATCCGCAGGTTTCTGATATCCGTCGCGGTCTTTGCTTTGGTGTTTTTCTACATGATACCTATCACATTTGTGCAATCACTTGCCAATCTTGAGGGTCTTGAAAAAGTTGCTCCCTTTCTGAAGCCAGTAATAGAAGTGTAAGGTTTCTTTCCCTGTACATTGTTTCTCTTGCCTGGTACCAATGACTTAGTGAGCcaatttcatgatttttttttcacATGCTTCTTGTTTGATTTGCAGAAATGTGGTAAAATCCTTCCTTCAGGGGTTTCTTCCTGGTCTTGCTCTGAAGATCTTTCTCTATATCCTCCCTACAGTTTTAATGATCATGTCAAAAGTTGAAGGCTATGTCTCTTTATCATCGCTGGAAAGAAGGACTGCTTCGAAATATTACTATTTCATGCTGGTGAATGTATTTCTTGGAAGCATAATCGCTGGCACAGCATTTGAACAGCTATACTATTTCCTCCACCAGCCTCCTACACAGTAATTCTCTTCAgactttctttcttttcctgcTTATTTATGAACCTAAAagttattttttttcttgctaTTCAATTTATGCAAATGCAAGTAAATTGCACTATGCTTCTGCTTGTTAACTTCTCAAAGCTGTGTGGTAAAGAGTTTACGTTGTAATGCATAGTCATAACCTGTGATGTGGTATATTCTTTTTGCAGAATACCAAGGACAATTGGAGTAGGTATACCAATGAAGGCCACATTTTTCATGACGTACATAATGGTTGATGGCTGGGCTGGTATTGCAAACGAGATCCTTCGAGTGAAGCCTCTGGTGATataccatctgaaaaacatgttTATCGTGAAAACGGAGAGGGACAGGGAGAGGGCGATGGATCCTGGTAGCATTGGGCTTGGAGAAAACCTTCCATCCCTGCAGCTGTATTTCCTCCTCGGGCTTGTATACGCTGTCGTCACCCCCCTTCTCCTGCCattcatcatcatcttctttgcctttgCTTTCCTCGTCTATAGACACCAGGTCAGATATTCTGATTGATGCCAATTTTCACCTTGCCATGCCCGTGATGTCAAATGTCACTGACCTCAATAACTCTCTCCTCTTCTTGTCTGTTGTTGGTTTCAGATCATCAATGTGTACAATCAGGAGTATGAGAGCGCTGCTGCATTTTGGCCTCAGGTGCATTCCCGGATAATAGCCAGCCTGTTGATCTCTCATGTAACTCTGTTTGGGTTGATGAGCACAAAGAAAGCTGCATACTCCACCCCTCTGCTCATCTTCCTGCCACTGCTGACGATATGGTTCCACAAGTACTGCAAGAGCCGGTTTGAGCCTGCTTTCAGGAAGTATCCTCTAGAGGTGAGCCAGTTTTGCAGCAACATTCTTTCTCTCTGCTACGAGATACTGGCTCTGAAAGCCACCTCTGACCGTTTCTTATGTTTGGAATGCTGCTTTGATTTTTCAGGAAGCAATGGAGAAGGATAACATGGAGCATGCGTCAGAGCCTAACCTTAACCTGAAATCCTTCCTGGCGAACGCTTACCTGCACCCCATCTTCCATCTTTTCGAGGAACCAGCAAAGGAGGAGGAGAGTCAGGAGACGGTGGAGGTGAGGATCGACAaagcccagcagcagcagcagcagcagcagcgtgaCCATCAGGAGGAGACTCATGTGAGGAGCTCATCGCAGTACCACCACGAGGAGAGTCACTTCAGGAGCACGCATGAGACGCATTACCACCACGAGAGCCATGTGAGCCGGAGCACCCAGTACCATGAGGGAATCCATGTGAGGAGCGACACGGACTCGCCATCTCCGCCACACTTCATCTACCACTACGACATCCAGCCCTGAATGATCCTGAAAAGCAGTAGTCTCTAACTTGATTTGGTTTTCCTGGTCGCCCTGTGCATGCTTCTCTTAGTTGCCTTACCCTTAAAGGATGCTGAATTGCTAATGATTGATGAATCGCTCAATGTACATGCGAGTGTGTAGTGTGGTAGTGACTCTAAGACCCTGATGTGGCCATGGCCCCCTGAACATTATTGATTCCCTGCACCAAAATGATGAGGAGTCAGCTTTCGAGTTGCATGTTCAATTCTATGAGTGTGTCTCCCGCTGAATTGTGATTCTAGCTGATGGAGAGCAGTAGAAGAATGGGAATGGTGTGTGGTGCGTGAGCAGCAAAGCAGCCCATCTTCTTCCCCGTGACATGGGCATGCATTCTGCTCCCCTGCTTGTGTTGGTGCCGACCAAGGCGAGTTGGGAACCTAGATATGCAGAAACAGAACAAATAGCGAACTATTGGCCAAGCACAAAAGAAGGGACTCACACCCCTGGTCAGGGCTCATGGAGGTCAAGGAATACTTCAGGCTGAAAATTTGCTATTACATGATGGTCAACGGATCCGAGTTTGGAGACTATAACCTTAAAGCTACAATATCCATCGCTGTACAATATAATCTATAAAAAAAACAACAATAGTTGCATCAGTTCTTATCAATACACTCCTAAACTTGTCTTTTAGGCAGAGCTTTCTTTTTTGGGAAATTTTAGGGAGAGCTTTAGTGGCCAACAAGTTGAGAGAATGGCATAAATGTCCATCcaaatgaaaaaaaaacatTTTCACCCGCGGGCAACACAAAAGAGGATGCTTCGTGGTAAGGTCTACTCCCTGCGTCCCATGAAGTGTGCAATTCTACTTTTTTTCACAAATATTAGTGGTGGTGTGAAAATACTTTCGTACCCTCATTTGTTGGCAGCATGCAACTGACCAAACTTCTTAAAATCACGATCAAAAATTAATTTTAGCATGCAAATCAAAACTAACCACTTAATTAGGCAGATAGTTGTAGCTAATTCCTAAAAGTACACTTTTTTGTGGGATTATTTTTCAAATATTAGGATTGCACTTTTTATGGGACAGAGGGAGTATGTACGAATCCTAGCCTAAAATGATTTATGTATAGAGACTTAATAAACAAGGTACAATAATAACTAATAAAGAGATTTAAGCAAATGAGATTACCATAAAAGACAATTTTATGTGGTATCTAAAAAGAAAGGAGATACTAGCAAGAAGATAATTGACATGAAAATAAACAATATTGTTTTTTAATGAATAATTCAACATCTTTTCTTTAACTATAATATGGCTAGGTTTCTTTGACATAACCATTCATATTGTTTTTCTATATTGAACCACCAAAAAAATTATGGATGATCCTTTCCATGTTTGGGATCTAAGGGTTGGGTTTAATATTAGATCATAAAATCATGTTGGAGCAACTGTTCTATGTTGGGCTTTATTGCTTAGCAAGAACGCTATAGTTTTCGACAACAGACAGCCCAAATATTCTATGCAAGTATTTTACTGATGACTGTATTATCTCCGATTTTAGGAGCGGACTGACGAGGACAAGGAGATAGTAATAAAGACGACATGCCAAACACTAGAATCCAAAGATGAGGACAGTGGCTCAGGCCTTGCAAAATCATGCTTTGGTGGCTGATATAAGAGGTGGTCTCAATATGGCTGGACTGTTGGAATAATTTCAATTACAGTACAGATAGGACGGAACCACGTGAAGGATCAGCACCATTGGACTGTTGGAGGTCTCAATAAGGCCAATTCTCTACCAAATCAGCCTACAGAGCCTTCTTTGTCGGCCCAGCCTTTTTTGAACCTTGGAAATGTTTATGAAAATCTTGGGCGCCTGGCAAATGCAAAATTTTCTTATGGTCGGCAATCCTCAATGGTTGCTTGACAGCTGATCGActgaagaagaaaaaaaaaagaggaccACCCCATCAGGAGCAGTGTCCTCTCTGTGATAAGGAAGAAGAGACACCACATCGCATCCTCACCACATGTGTACTCCCTAGGCAATTCTAGCATGGTATCCTATGGCCTCTGAATTTGGGCAGCGCGGTGCTCAACTGTAGGGAAATATCATTCGTGCGCTGGTGGCACAAGGCTTCAAGGAAGGTTCAAAAAACCAGCATAAGAAGGGATTTAATTAATTTCTTGATTATTCTTGGTACTTGGACTGTTTGGAAACACCGTAACGACTGCGTATTTGTTGGGAAACCACCTAGCATCCAGAGAATCCTACAGGTCTTCAAGGATGAATGTCACTAATGGTATTTAGCGGGAACCAAGGGATTCAGAACCTGGATCTAGGGAGGATAGAGGAGATGGGTTAAAATTTAATCTGGTTGCATTGGGTCGATTTTGTACTTTCTTCACACCCTTCATTTCTGGTCCATGATAAGGTGGtgtctttcttttttattttttttcctgtAATTACTAATTAGACTTATTGTTCTCTCTCTTAACACAAAGATATGCACCTCTCCTGCATAATGTCCTGTATACACACCCTTTATTCATTTATATATGATGTTGATTAGCTCAATTTTAAATTAATTGGCGTCATATAGACAAGAACCCAGCGACATATATGACCTTGATTAGCTCAAAATTTCGGCTTAACATTGCATATACAGTATATATGTCCTTTTAGACCAAGACCAACACAATGGGGTGGTGTGGAGTCAGCTGACTCTTCACTGGTCAAATGGTTCGGTCGATCTGGTTGGATGTTTgacaccaattagaagtattaaatataatttaattataaaatcaATCGTATAAATGGAAACTAATTTACAAGATAAActcattaaacctaattagtccataatttgatCATTTTGCGATAcagtgctaatgatggattaattaggcttaatataTTCATCTCGTGACGGGGTTGAACTTTAGTTCGGCGGATCCAAACATGTCCTTAATAACAGATAAACTCTTCGAATGTTgtaagaaaaagaagaaagggaaggatCCATGATGTGCATGCACCTTTTGGTCTTGCACCAACACTCTCTAGTACTTCCTCCATcccaaattacaattcattttaatttttttaaatatataatttCTGCTACGTATccagatataatatatatatatatctagatgcatagcaaaatatatgtatCTAGACAAACTAAATCAAATGATAattaggatggagggagtaaaaTGGTAattaggatggagggagtaagtAATAACAAGGCGAATTTGGCTAGGTCCCCCATTGCTGGCTAACTTTTAaaggccccccccccccccccccacccacacacacacacccccACCCACCCACCGGAACCAAACAAACGTGTTCGACACAGAAGTTGctgttcttttcctttctccgcacatgcagaattgtctcagatcgGCAGCACAGGGCAGCACGTTATGGGTTGACTTTGCATTTTCAGTCCGGCTGGCTGCTATTACCCATTTACTCCAGTGTAAAATAATCTGTTGCATGAAGCATAAGGCCTTGTTTAGATGCTCTCCAAATTGCAAATGTTATAAACCGGAGTACTGTagcgctttcgtttgtatttgacaaattttatctaattatagactaactaggcttaaaagattcgtctcgtgatatacaattaaactgtgcaattagttatttttttatatacatttactgctccatgcatgtatctcaaaattgatgtgatggagagagagtataaaaagttggaatttggaggggatctaaacaggccctaagaTTCCTCGTCGGTTCCCTTTCCGAAGCTTGAAGCCGTCGCATCGCATCCCAAGCCGCCGAATAATCGTGCCTTTTTTATACTCGGGCAGGGAGTGCAGGTGCCGCCAGAGTCCAAGGCTGCCACGACACaacgggagcaggggagagacATCAACAACAGTGACAATGCAGGACGGCGTGGCGGCCCACGGCCCCAGCAACGGCGCCACCGccaatgccgccgccgccaccttctaCTGCGCCGCCTCCGGCGCGTACGCGAGCACGCACCCCCCGGTGCGCCTCCCCGCCgacccctccctctccctcgtcCCGCACATCTTCGCCcgcgcgccccccgccgccggcgcgcgccCGGCGCTCGTCGACGCCGCCACGGGCGAGGCGCTCTCCCTCgcggacctccgccgcctcgtcgccgccctcgccgcgggcCTCCGCGTCCGCGCGGGGCTCCGCGCGGGCGACGCCGTCCTCCTCGCGCTCCCCAACTCCGTCGCCTTCCCCGTCGCGTTCCTCGCCGTCCTCGCCGCGGGCGGCGTCGCCACCTCCATGAGCCCGTCCAGCACCCCCGCCGAGATCGCCGCCAGGGTGCGGGACACCAGCCCGGCCCTCGTGCTCGCCGCGCCCGAGAACGCCGGGAGCCTCCCGCCGCTGTGCGTCCCGGTCGTCCTCGTGCCCGAGACCTTCCGCgtcgcgggcgccggcgcccccgAGTTCGCGCCCTTCCGCGCGCTGCTGCTGCACGATCCCGGCGTGCCGGCGGCCCCGCCGGTGGGGCAGGACGACGCGGCCGCCGTCCTCTACTCGTCGGGGACGGGCGGCCGGAGCAAGGGCGTCGTGCTCACGCACCGGAACCTCATCGCCACGGTGGAGCTCTTCGTGCGCTTCGAGGCCTCGCAGTACGCGTCACCTGCTTGTGACAATGTCTACCTGGCGGCGCTGCCCATGTTCCACGTCTACGGCCTCTCGCTCTTCGCCGTGGGCCTGCTCTCGCTCGGCACCACGGTCGTCGTCATGAAGAGGTTCGACGTGGGCGAGGCCGTCAAGGCTATCGACAGATTCAGGGTCACGCACTTCCCGCTCGTGCCGCCCATCATGGAGGCGCTGGTGCACGCGGTCCAGCCGCCGGCATTGGATTCCTTGGTGCAGGTGTCGAGCGGTGCAGCGCCAACCAGCGGCAGGCTCATCAACGACTTCGTCAAGGCTTTTCCCCACGTCGATTTCATTCAGGTAGGCCTACCCTATTCTTTTTATTCAGCTGGGCCAAAACATTCTTAAGAGTTTACATTGCATTGCAGAACGGGCTGACAGCCCAACCAGCCACATACACAATTCCTTTTTCTCGCTCTCTAGAATTCCAGCGACATCTGTCAGGCATCAAACCACGCTACAGAGTACTGCCCCTGACAAACAGAAACCTTCAGTATGACTAACTACTATTCAGACTACAAATCCATCAGACATACATCACCAAGGAACAACTACTCCACCTCCCCCGTTTCTTTTTTGTGATCACGAATGAGCTGTGATGCTAAACCCTGTTACATATCTGTCTACTCCACTCACAGTAGTTGACCCGTGCGTCCCTACCTAGTACCTACTAGTGAAGTGCTGATGCCTACTCCACTCTGTTTTGGTACTAGATTACATAGCGGTGCACAAATCTAGTAGGAGCCAGTTGTCTTGGAGAAAATTTCAGTTTTGGTCAATTCTGACTTCTGAGTTTTGACCACATGCCCTGCTCGGAAATGTGGATGTTAAAATTCAGCTTTTTTATAGGTGCCGACTTTCAGTTTGCCTCAAGTACTCAAGAGTAGGCAGCCATGCAAAATATTCTCTTTCTTTTTAACGAACCTTGCAAAAAATTTGAAGAGTGACAGATAGGTGAAGACAAGTGTCGAGTATCCAACGTCAGTGTTATACGGACATGGGTGCGGATGCTGGTGTCCAACTCTAGGTGCAGGTGTTCAATTGTTTGGAACATGCCGAATACCACTTGGAATCTGTCATGGGTGGGGGTCTTTCAGTTCAGTTTTTTGCTTAAGAGTAGTCAGACATGCAATGTTCTAGGTGTGCTAGGTAGGTAAAGACAAGTGTGAAGTAGTCCTTTTTGCTTCCATTATCCACACCAGTGTTACGCGGACAAGGGGCTGGTGGGTGTCTGATTCGGCAAGTTTTTTTTTGTGGAGGgttggtggggggggggggtgggggtgggggggcaTGTCAATTGCCAAATACCTCGTGAAATATGAGTATATGACATGGATGTCAGAATCTGACATGGTTACGGAGTGTGTGACTATGCAAAAGGATTAGGATATGGTTGTATGGGTAATGTGATGATGTGCCTTGTTCTGAATTTTAAAGTCGAGGTTCCCAGTTGGCATACTTGATCACCTGTACCCGTCACTTGGTGATGTGTACTGTTGAGTCCAGCGGTGGGCTTTAGAAAGATTTTACACTTTCTAATAGCAACGGAAAAGGATTTTATCCCTCAAAAATCCAAAAACAAAGAATTTACTCCGAAAGAAGCAGGCATGTGGGAACTCCCTGGTTCTAGAAATAGATTGACATACACTGTTCATGATACTAACTGCATCTGAACATGTAGCCATCAACAATGGTGTTTAAATTTGAAGAACTGAAACGGTAAACTGGATTCGTTATCTCATTTTCTGTAGATAAATACATATTGTTGGAGTAATTATTCATTTTAAACTTTGTTGCTGTCCTAGGAGATGTTCTTGGTTGTACTGTTTTATTGTGTTGCTGCTGAGTCACATCAGCATGACAGCATCTTGTTGTTCCTTTTGCAGAACATCGTTAAATTCTGTATAAGACTGCTTGTTTTTCATTCTTTAACGGAAAATGGGAAACCCAATAGTGAAAAATAAAATCTTACCTTCATGCAACTTAATGTGCGCACAGGGTTATGGAATGACAGAATCTGCTGCTGTAGCAACTCGCGGCTTCAATACTTCAAAGCAGAAGAAGTATGCTTCAGTAGGACTTCTGGCTCCAAACATGCATGCCAGAATTGTTGATCTGGAAACTGGTTGCTACCTGCCTCCAGGCTCTTGTGGGGAGCTGTGGCTCCATGGGCCAGCTATAATGAGAGGTACAGACAGTATCATGAGCTTAACTGTGATACTTCGTCACTTCATATTAAAAGTGTTTAGATATAAATTAACATTCAAAGGCCAGGGAATTCTTTCAAAGAGATAGGTTGACATATTGCTAATTTTCTATAAAAACTTAGCCTGACTGTGCTTGTATCTGCTGAGCTGGTCACTGAAAATAATAATAAGATGCGTTTACTTTATCTCTCTGTATGACATTTTGTTTAGCTCCTCAAGATAACAGAATCCATCTCGTTTGCTGCAAATAATTTGGTTGATTGTTTTCTTTATAGTCACACTTATTTCCTTGTACCAATGATGTCAATCTACAGACTTCACTCGCTATTGCGGTGCCAGCGGTGGTAAGCACATCCATGTAAAAATTGTCTGCCTTTACCAGGAACTGAATCTCAGATCTAGATCGATCGGACTGTTGGTTTAGCTTATGTACTTTGAGATCGATTGGACTGTTCATTTAGCTTATGTACTTTGAAATTGATTGGAATGTTGTTTAGCCCAATCCATAAAGCTCTGTTGTAGTACTACGGCGCCACATCAATTACTATTTGTAGTATCGAATAACTCTTCAATTGCTCATTTGCATTTGGATTCTGACGAATTATTTCTTCACAGGTTACTTGAATGATGAGGATGCACACGCAGTGAATAATGGCTGGCTGCGAACGGGTGATGTTGCTTACTTCGATTCAGATGGGTACTTGTACATAGTGGGCCGCTTGAAGGAGGTGATCAAGTACAAAGGATTTCAGGTATGCAGGCTTCCTGTAGCAGCCTAGCAGGCCCAGCTGATGTTCTCTACTTTTGCCATTGTTGTTGTTGATGTCATGGGGGAAAGCTTTGGTTGTAGTAACAAATTGTTGTTCCATTTTTCTGGCCATCAGATAGCTCCAGCTGACTTGGAAGCAGTTTTGGTCGAGCACCCAGAGATTGTGGATGTGGCTGTGACATCGTGAGTTTTAGCTTCTTCGCTAGGCCCTGATGCATCTTGATCTGCAGTCATGCGTTTGAACCTAATTCTAAGAATTTTGTGTTTCAATTGATAGTGCTGAGGATGAGGAAGCTGGAGAGATACCAGTAGCTTTCGTGGTGAGGAAATCTGGAAGCAACCTTTCATGTATGCAAGTGATGGAGTATGTGGCCAAGCAGGTAAAGAAAATACTAAAACCGCGCACTACACTCGGGTGTTTCTTCTTCAACTTGCCATGCTGTCACAGTATAACACGGCGTCTTTCTCCTAGCCATCAAATTTCGGGCAAGTGTTGTAACGAATCTACATATATACAAATAGATGTTGCTTTCACTAGAAAAAGGACTAGTAACTAA from Panicum hallii strain FIL2 chromosome 9, PHallii_v3.1, whole genome shotgun sequence includes:
- the LOC112876551 gene encoding 4-coumarate--CoA ligase-like 3 → MQDGVAAHGPSNGATANAAAATFYCAASGAYASTHPPVRLPADPSLSLVPHIFARAPPAAGARPALVDAATGEALSLADLRRLVAALAAGLRVRAGLRAGDAVLLALPNSVAFPVAFLAVLAAGGVATSMSPSSTPAEIAARVRDTSPALVLAAPENAGSLPPLCVPVVLVPETFRVAGAGAPEFAPFRALLLHDPGVPAAPPVGQDDAAAVLYSSGTGGRSKGVVLTHRNLIATVELFVRFEASQYASPACDNVYLAALPMFHVYGLSLFAVGLLSLGTTVVVMKRFDVGEAVKAIDRFRVTHFPLVPPIMEALVHAVQPPALDSLVQVSSGAAPTSGRLINDFVKAFPHVDFIQGYGMTESAAVATRGFNTSKQKKYASVGLLAPNMHARIVDLETGCYLPPGSCGELWLHGPAIMRGYLNDEDAHAVNNGWLRTGDVAYFDSDGYLYIVGRLKEVIKYKGFQIAPADLEAVLVEHPEIVDVAVTSAEDEEAGEIPVAFVVRKSGSNLSCMQVMEYVAKQVSAYKKVRKVVFVESIPRSPAGKVLRRLLKDSLAAAGPTSYSKSNPKRHSSL
- the LOC112876652 gene encoding CSC1-like protein At1g32090; protein product: MATLEDLGVSAFINILGAFVFLILFAVLRIQPVNDRVYFPKLYLAGKRQHDHSARSAVRRFVNLNVCTYITFLSWVPGALRMTENELVAHAGLDSAVYLRIYTLGLKIFLPIAALALLVLIPVNVSGGTLLGLRKEVVFSNIDKLSISNVNPGSNRFFIHLLMAYVFTFWVCFMLYKEYSNVAFMRLHFLASQKRRADQFTVIVRNIPRISSHSTSETVDEFFRRNHPDHYLGQQPVYNANRYAKLVKKKERLQNWLDYYQLKFERHPEKRPTRRTGCFGFCGREVDQIDYYQARISELERKMASERQKVLNDPKAIMPVSFVTFDSRWGAAVCAQTQQSKNPTQWLTDWAPEPRDVYWQNLAIPFFSLSIRRFLISVAVFALVFFYMIPITFVQSLANLEGLEKVAPFLKPVIEVNVVKSFLQGFLPGLALKIFLYILPTVLMIMSKVEGYVSLSSLERRTASKYYYFMLVNVFLGSIIAGTAFEQLYYFLHQPPTQIPRTIGVGIPMKATFFMTYIMVDGWAGIANEILRVKPLVIYHLKNMFIVKTERDRERAMDPGSIGLGENLPSLQLYFLLGLVYAVVTPLLLPFIIIFFAFAFLVYRHQIINVYNQEYESAAAFWPQVHSRIIASLLISHVTLFGLMSTKKAAYSTPLLIFLPLLTIWFHKYCKSRFEPAFRKYPLEEAMEKDNMEHASEPNLNLKSFLANAYLHPIFHLFEEPAKEEESQETVEVRIDKAQQQQQQQQRDHQEETHVRSSSQYHHEESHFRSTHETHYHHESHVSRSTQYHEGIHVRSDTDSPSPPHFIYHYDIQP